The Methanosarcina acetivorans C2A genome includes the window AGAGACAACAGTCGTCCTGACAGGAAGAAGGGCTCCAGGAAAACTGATCGAAAGAGCGGACCTTGTTACTGAAATGAAGTTTGTGAAGCATCCATTTGAGAAAAACGTTCCTGCAAGGAAAGGGATTGAATATTAATTTCCGGACCAATTTCTAAAAAATTTTAAAATTCATTGTCTATGTGTTTTCCGTTTGTGTATATTTTTCTGTGTATATATTCAAAAATGATGTGAGAAAATGGCTGTACAGGAGAACTTATTGTTAGGAGCTAAGGCTTCAAAGAATGCTACTCTTACTCTGGTTTTTCTTTCAATTTTAAAAGGCGTCGTCGGCTTTTATTCCGGAAGCGCATCTCTGATCGCAGATGCTATCCACACGTCCCTGGATATTTTCACATCACTTGCTGTCTGGATAGGGCTCAAGCTCAGCATGAGGGGCAGTGAAGAAAAATTCCCCTATGGCTACTACAAAGCAGACAACCTTGTTTCACTTTTTGTTTCTATTATAATCCTCTTTTCCGGAGTCGAACTTGTACGTGAGGCGCTGCTGAACATCGCAAGTCCTGTTGAGATTAAACTGCAGGGAATCGCACTTGGTACAGCTGTATTTTCAGTAATAGCAATGTATGCACTATCTCAATACAAATTCAAAGTCGGCAAACAGATAGATTCTCAGGCTTTGATTGCCGATGCCCTCCACTCCTATACAGACGTTTTCAGTTCCCTGATAGTTGCTATTACAATTATCGGTTCACTCTTAGGCGTGTTATGGCTCGATAGTGCCGGAGTACTGGTCATCTCTTTAATGATATTCAAGCTTGGAATCGGTATGGCAAAGGACTCAATACTGACACTGATGGACGCATGGCTGGATAAAGATTCGATTGAAAGAATCAGGCAGAATGTGGGTAGTATTCAGGGCGTGAAAACTGTTGATGAAATCAGACTTCGAAAATCCGGTCTTGTAGTATTCGGGGAAATCGAGATCGAAATAGAGGGCGATGCCAGCCTTAAAAGAGTAGAAATGCTTTTCGAGGAAATAGAAAAGACGGTGAAAAACGAGGTAAAGAACCTGGAACATCTGGTTGTCAATGTAAAGCCCGAAAAGATATCGGTAATGAAGATTGCAGTTCCTGTCCTGATGCAGGAAGGTTTGCATTCAAAAGTCTCCCGGCATTTTAGCAAAGCTCCTTATTTTATTTTTATCGAACTTGAAAATAATGATATAATAAGCTGGGATGTCAGTGAGAACCCTGCCGCAGGCCTGGAGAAGAAAAAAGGTCTTAAAGCGGCAGAATTTCTGAAGGATCAGGGTGTCAATGTTTTGATCGCGGGTGAAATCGGAGAAGCCCCTTTCCACACTCTCCGCGATAATTTTGTAAAGCTGCTCCAGATGCCGGAAGAAATTGAAGATGTTGAACAAGTTGTGAAGAAGGTTTCGGAATTGAATACGCTTACAGCCCCTACGGAATAAAATAACCCCAGGGTTAGTAAATTCTTCAGAATAATAAATATGGATACTTTTTCTCTTCCATTCCGACCACCTGCACTCTTCATGCCCTTCAAAAATAGAAACATAAGACTGTTTGTTACTGGGAAAGCGTGAAGCAGCTGAGAAGTTCATGTATATCAAGTGCTTTTTACCTGAGATATTATGAAGTTAACTGTTTTTGCGGGAACTGCTGGAAGAGACACTTAATTCTAATACTCCGAGCTCCAAATTACCTTTATGTCTAGGCGGCTCGTAGATTTAACATTCAGGGAATTGATGAATGCATCTACTCTTTTTGAAAAGGGGAAATATGAAAAGGCCCTTGAGAAACTTAATAAAGCTGAAAAACTGGCGGAAGAGGCAAAAAGTTCGGACCTTTTGTGCCGTACCCTGCTCCACAAAGGAGAGGTTATGGATGCCATGGATAAGCCAGGCGAAGCGCTGATGCTGTATGAAAAAGCTCTGGGAATTTCGTCAAATCTTTTTTTAAATGAACCCCAGGATTCCTCCTATCAGATATATCTTTATAATTCCATTGGTCTTATTGGGAAAAATCTTGAAGATAGAGATAGTTTTTCGGCAGCGGAGAAGTCTTATGAACGTACAAATAAATATTTTGATGGGATGACACAATTCCATAATTTAGTGATTTCTCATTTTTTTCCATCCTTTAAACTTCAATTTCTCTGCTAACTTCCTAAATAAACTGTAATATAACCCTTGAGAAACAATTTTTTTGGCGTTTCTGCCAAAGAATTCTTTTACTTCTGTAATTTTTCACTGAACCTATTGACTAAAATCGACACGCTCCGCTATGTCATTCTGAACTACTCTCTCAAAAATAGATATTACTAAAGCTTAAATGGAGAAAATAATCTGAACAATTCCATAAATGACTTTTGTGGTTTCTTAAGTAAATTTAATCTTCTCATCTGAGTAAGTTTAATCCGATTTTCAATTCCTTTGTCAGTTCTAAACTTCTTCTTGTTATCCGTTTTTAGACTTTTTGAATAATAGCTTTCGATAGGGTTATTTGTCGCTGGCGCTCCTGGAAGATAATGGAACAAAGTAAGATTTAACCAGTGTTTATTGATCATCCACAATCGTTTTTGAACCTTTTCATCATATGTTCTTATATTTTCCATTAATTTATCAAAGTTATATTTTGCTTTTTCAAGACTATTACGTGGAAGATTTTCCTTTTTTCTTCTGATTTCAAGCTTTAATTTATGTCTATACTGGCAAAATTCCTTTTTTGCTTTTTTAATCCATTCTTGATGCTTTTCTTTGTTATTAATTACGTTGAGTTCTTCAGATTGAAGTTTTTGCAGAAATTTAATCTCATTCTCTCTATTATAAAATATACTTAATAACCTGTACTTCAAAAGTTCCTGTTCTATCGTTGTGTTCTTTGGAAAATCATTAACAATAAGCTTATTTAAATGCATCAAACAATATTGATGGACTAACTTATCCCTAAAAATTTCCTTTAATATATCAGGGTATCTCTTATCAAAATCCGTAACGATAAACACTGGCTCTGATGCATCAAGATTTTTCTTTAGAAATTTCTTGATGGTTTCTGGACTCTTATCTTTGAAAAGTTCATCTGCTATCGTTCTTTGAGCTTTTGCATCCAGTAAAGTTAAACGGTATTTCTGACATCTTCCTTCTTTTGGATGTTGTTCGTCATAATGCACCATATGTATATTTTCTGAATATGGAATAGTTTCCTGTTCCATTTCTTTGTAGAATGCTCTAAAAATCGTGCTTCTTGATCTTGGATATATGAAATCCATTAGATCAGAAATTCCATCATATGAAACGTTATGGTATCTGAGTAACTGGAAAAAATCATTGAATGTATCAAAAAGTAAAGTCTTCATATCTTCCCAAAAACTATAATCTTCTTCGTGTGTACTACCACAGTTTGAGCATTTATACCGACCAATGTTGATTTCCCCAAGACCGTCTTTGGTATGGGGATTATAGCCATTATGAACCATTGGAGTATTACAAATTGAACAGACGGGAGGAATTTTTCTACGAAAAATTCCTCGTGTAGTATATTCATAATCGTTTCCAAAACAACCAAAAACGTCTAAGAGAGCATGGAGCTCAGAAAAGTTATTAAGTGTAAGATTTATAGTCACCATTGCTTCTGCCGTAACATCATTACATAATTATAGGATTATAATTTTGTGTAGTGATGTTACACTTACTTTTATCACTAGATTTTGGGACTGAGTCGATGGGATACTTGATGCATATAATAAACTGATTGCGGAGCAGCCTGAAAATCCTGAGTATTTGTTGAATTATTTAAAAACCTTGAAAAATTTTGGGGCTTATTTTTTAATTATCGGTCAACCTGAAAAGCAAATTCCGCTTACCAACAGTACCCTGGAAACTTTCAAGAAAATATTAATTCTCCAGCCCGAGAATCAGAAAATTTTAGAACAACTTGATTTATTCGTGAAGAAGCTTGGAGAAGAATATCTGGAAAATGGGCTTTTTGAAGATGCGAAAAAAGTCTATGACCAGTTACAGGAAATTTACAGGACTCTTCTTGAAAAAGATCCTGATAACGAGCTTGTACTTCATTATCTTATTTTCTCCTATGGGTACTTAGGAGACCTCCATTCGAAACAGGGGTACCCTGAAAAAATGGAAGAAATTTACCTGCAGGCTCTTTCAATAGTAGAAGACAACTTACGCAAAAACCCTGAGGACGTTGCATTTCTCGTTAACAGAGGTAAAATTTACGAGGAAATCGGGATCGATTATTCTGAATCAGGAGACCCCGAAAAAGCAAACTCGTTTTATGAAAAAGCGCTCGCAAACTTTGAAAATATGAAAGGGAAATACCTGGATGACCCGGATTATCAGTTTAAACTTATAGAAACTTTTGGCAACCTTGGGAAACTTTTTGCAAAAATAAAGAGCATCGAGAAAGCAAAACAATGCTATATGCATGAAATTGAAATTTATGATTCCCTCTTCGAAAATGATCCCGAGGATGAAGACCTCAAAATGGAGATTATCGACACCTTAATGGAGATAGGGAACCTCTATGCTGAAGCAGGAGATACGGAGCCGGCAAAAGAATACTATGAGAAGGCGATTGAGGGATACGAAATGCTGCTTTCCGAAAACCCGGAGTCAACTGATTTTGAGATTGGTATTTCGGACGTCCTTACCGCTCTTGGGGACATGTTTGCAAAAGTGGGGCGCGAAGATATGGAACCCGAAGAGGAAGCCGAAGATGCAGAACTTGAAATTGCTCGGGAATACTACGAAAAAGCCCTCAAACTAAACGAAAAAGAATTTGGACGATATCCTGACGATTTAACATGCCAGGATGAGCTTGTCAGGACGCTGGGCAGAATTGGAGATTCATTTGCAGCTCAGGAAAGGTACATAGATGTGATTCCATTTTACCGGCGCATTATCGAGATCAAGGAACAGGCAGTAAAAGATAATCCCGATGAATGGATCTATATAATGACTCTTACTAATTACCTGTATCAGCTAGGGTATTTTTATGGAAAAATTGGAGAAACGGAACTGGAAAAGGAACAATATTCAAAGGCTGCTGAACTTTTCTCCAGAGTATTGCACGATGAAAAACTCTCGCTTCCAGTGAAACAAATCCTGGCTACTGATGTTCAGTTCCATGGGATAAACCTGCTTAATTCCAGAAAATTTGACAGTGCGAAAGAAGCCCTGGACACTACCCTTAAGTTTTTTGAAAGCCAGTATGAAAAAGACCCGGAAGAGCCGGAAAACTATCCTTTCATCTGTGAAGCCCTCTTCCAGAGCGGAAGGCTGCAACAAGCCCTGGAACACTTTGAAGAAGCGGCTAAAATCTTTGATTTGATGCTCTCAATAGTGGAAAAATTGATTGAATCAGATCCCGAAAATCCCGAAGCAAGGGAAAAAGCAGGAATCAGTTATACCGACGCCGGAGAAGTGTATTCTCTTATCGGAGAGTATGAAAAGTCAGAGCAGGCTTTTGAAAGATCCCTGGAAATAAATATAGCTCTCCTTGATGAAGAGCCGGAGAATCCCATATATAAGATAAACCAGGCGGAAACATTTGAGAAATATGCAAAGTTACTCTCAAAACTGGGCAGAAGTGAGGAAGCAGAGGATTACAACAAAAAATCCGAGGAAATACACAGGAAACTGGCTGAAGAGGACTTAGGTGAAATGGATAAAGATGAATAAAAATGATATTTTAAACTTAGTGCCTATCCGAAAAGTCGGTAATGCGATCGAAAAGTTACAGCAGGTCTATAATAGCAGGGCATCCTCTTCGGTTTTGCATATTGCTAATGGTAAGTTACAATAGGTCATAACACTTTTCGGATAGGCTCTTAGTGCCTATCCGAAAAGTCGGTAATGCGATCGAAAAGTTACAGCAGGTCTATAATAGCAGGGCGTCCTCTTCGGTTTTGCATATTGCTAATGGTAAGTTACAGTAGGTCACAACACTTTTCGGATAGGCTCTTAGGTGAATGGATAAAGATGAATAAAAATGATATTTTAAAAACCATGTAGACCTGTGATGTTATGCACATAATTTAGGGTTAACAGTAGATATTATACAATTTTTGGGAGTTAAATGTTTTGGTGGTGAGTTGAATAAACAGGATTAAGCCTTATTTTCCGATTACTGTGAATAACGATTAAGCGTGTGGAAGGTTTTAATAGGCTGAAATATTTAAGAAATCATGTTTTATCCGCTTGTTCAGCTAAAAACTCCCCGTGACATGCATAAGGTTTGCACCAACAGCCTAATACTTTGCCCTTGAGTCTTGATATTGTCATGTGAGCTTCAAACACAAACGTTACCATTTATGCATGTCCCAATAGGATTACCTCAAATGGAGAAGGTAGCGTATACGCAATTCGTGGTATAGCTTCTTGTCGCACCTGCGGAAAGTCACATATATTCAATCAGCGCAAATATTATCATGAAGACCATAACCAAGCTCAGGATTCTTTATCCAATATGGACTGTTATAAGCATATTCTCATTGCTATACGCACCGACACTCACTAACGAATCTACATTTTTCAAACTTGGTCAATTAGGTCAGATAATTGTACAACTGTTCCAGATAGCGGTTGCATTATTGCTGTATGAATTTTTCGAGAAGACCGATAAGGTACAGGCATCGATGATTGTCATATTCGGTCTCTTAGGAGTACCTCTCGCATTGATGGGAATACTCATTCCTGAAGCATCACACTTAGCAGAGGTGTTCTGGGGACTGTGGCTTATACCCATTGGTACGCTAGTTATCAGATCAAGAATGTTCCCAAAATGGGTGGGATATTTTTTATATCTAGGATCTTTAGGATATTTAGGGGGAACAATCTCATTTTTCCTTATAGGATTTGTGCCAGCTTACGTTGAGGCCTTCACAATGGGTGAGCTTATTTGGGTGCTATGGATAACCATCATAGGTGCTAAAGAAATTCAGAAGTGACTGTGAATGGAGCTTGGGGAGAAATATTCCTGGATCATGTAATAGCTGCTGCAGTACTTGACCGTATACTCCATCATTGCACTACGATTAACATAAAAGGAGGGAGCTATAGGCTAAAAGAAAGGAAGAAACAGGGAATAAAAACTGTAATTCCATACACTTAATTCTACAGAAGTTCTTGAAAAATTGAGCAAACTTTATATCAAAAGGTGGGGAATTTTAAACCGCCCGAAGTGGGGAAAAGTAAACCGCAGTTGACACCGTATCCGCTTCTCTGGGAACAGGGATTTTTAATGCCGTTAGCCCTAAGTTTTTCCAAAGATATTCATGCGAATAATTGTCGAATCTTAATCAAATACATCATCCAACGGTATATAATCATCTGCTTTTTTCTTTTCCGGATCATTTTCTCTGATGCCTTAGCTACCTTTTCAGGTTTCAGGGTCATGAAAGCAGGAGCTCTTATATTATTGTCTTTGTTATCCTGAAATGATGTTGCCATTGACCCAGGGAGTAATAGTCCTACCTTGATGTTGCAGGGTCTCAACTCCTCACGCAAACCTTCGGTAAAGCCTGCCAAAGCAAATTTGGTTGCAGCGTAAACACTGTTCTCTGCCAGTGATATTTTGCTAAAAAGAGACCCGACATTCAGGATATATCCACAATCGCTCTTTTTGATCAAAGGAAGTAACGCTTTTGTACAATAATAAGCTCCGAAGAAATTGACTTCGAAATGCTTTCTCATTTCCTGATTCGACAGTTTTTCAGAGACTTCATAGGTTCCAAATCCTGCATTGTTGATAAGGACATCAACACATGTAAAATTGTTCTCTATTATTGATCTCATCCGAAGCACCTCCTTTTCGGAAGAAATGTCACATTGGATGATGCAGGGTGCATGAGCTGTCAGTGTTTCTATTTCCGTTTGTACCTTCCGTAAAAGTGATTCGGTACGGGCTATCAGAATAACATTTGCGTTCTTCCGGCTCAGGTGCAGTGCAAGTTCCCTTCCAAGACCCTTAGAAGCACCGGTTATCACGATGTTCTTTCCATCAATTTTCATGTAATTCTCCTGATAGCATATCGTTGGATTTTGGATTCAATTTGTCGGGCATAGATCATTATCCCGATAAAGCCGGCTGTTGAAGCCCCGACGAATCCTCCCACGCCGTGTCCTATAACATTAGAGATAATGGTTTCCGGGAAAGGGATAACATAGTAGTTCAATGCGGCTGTGATTAATCCGCTTACAATTCCTCCCACGGAGGCTATCTTCAGAGCTTCACTAACAATGTCTTTCATGTTCATTTTACCCACATTGCCTTTCATGTTCATTTCACTTACATTGTCTTTCATATTCATTTCACCTCAGTGTTGAGCCTCGACGAACCTTTCGGAAGTTTTTCATCTTCCAGGTACTTCTCGATCAGTTCATCTACCCACTGAATCAGACTGTCAAACAGGAGTTCATATTGCCTCATAATAGATTCAGGACCTACGGGGACATTGGGAAAACTAGCAATATCCTCTCCAACATCTCTTTTTCCACTGTAGAAAAATTGTCTGAGATTCCTCAACATTTCCAATCCGGTACCCTTATCAACAAGGTCCAAATTGAAAACAAAAGCATTAAAATCGAAGTAGATCTTTCCCGGGTTCTCTGAGAACTGGTCCATCAATTCCAAAAGGTATTCAGAACCTGATTCAGTAAGAGTGTAAATCACTTTTTCCGGCATATTTCCTTCTTTTACTGCACTTGTGGAAAGGTAACCTTTTGATGAAAGTTTCTTTAAGTTTTGATAGATGGTCGGAGTGCCCACTTTAAGCCATTTCTTCACGCAGATGTGTTCTACGAATTTTGTAAGCTCATAAGCACTCATCGGTTCTTTTTTTAGTTGTCCGAGTATTATCAGATCGATAGGCGACATATTATTTGTTCTCCCGTTTATCTGAATTGAAGATGCATTATTATAGTATGGTCAATACTACTATGGTCCATCGTAATATAAATAATTATTCATTTGTAGGAAAAAAGAGAGATAGAAAAGGTTTTTTTGCAGGGGTATTCTCATAGGTTCATTGTAGGACTATTTGGAAATGCAGTGGTTACGATGACTTTTAGGTGGCTACACAATAAAATAGTGGAAATTCTAACACATGGTTGATTTTTAAACACAAAAATAATTGTTTTCGAACATCTGTTATTATTTTTTTCCTTAGTTTGATGGATATATTGCCTTTTTTATCTTTTCGTGTTGAGCTCATCCCAAAACCTATTCTATCCCTGCATCGGTCAAAATTTCAGAATTATTTTCATTCTGTGACTTGATTGACTATTTCAGATTCAAGATTCGGAGTGCTGATTTTGAGTTTTGGGATAAGCTCGTAATATATACTATGCAGCGGTTTTCTTCGTCGTCGTCAAAAGCCCAAAATTTCACTTATATTTAATTTCATGCATCTTCGGTTGAGTGAGGAATCGTGATAAATTGCCTCCATTCTCACAACAATTGTCAATAATTTTAATGTGTTGTGGACTGGAACTGGGTATCGATTTCATGTAATAAGGCCAAAATTTAAGGCAGCCTTTTGGTGCAAAATCGATAGCTTTCAGGCAAGAAAATTCCTTAACCGATGACCAATGTATTTAATTTCATAATTTCAGGAATCTTGTCTTTCCATAACGGATTTTGTGAAAAATTATCTCTTGCTTCTTTACTGTAATAAATATTAATCAATATCAAATCTGAGCATGATACGTTATCTAAAAGGTAATAATCTGCTGCTCTTCTGCTGGATAACCATTTTAATATGAACTTGTCATTTTTGAGCTCTGCTATCTTCACAATTCAACCTCTCATATCTTCATAGCATCAATCCCTAAGAGGCTGTCTTAAAATTCAAATCATTTCTACATTTGGGTGGTACGCATTGTTGATCTTAAGTTTACTCCACAAATTAATTAGATCTTACTTATTCGCTCGATGCATAATATCAAATGCATTAGACATCATGGTTAAAATTTAAACTTTAGACATTTAACGGTTCAATTCTACCGTTTTTCAATCCAAATACATGAGTCCTATCCCAATTGTATAATCAAATTGAATTTTAAGACACGCTCTAAGTCTAAATTATGCACAAAACCTTCCGAGAATTTAACGGCAAAACTTACATGCTCGATGAGCTGAGCTATTTCGGACTTGATAAATCCAATGCCGAGAAAAGAAAAGCCATGATAAAAAAGAGCGGGCTTGGGGCCAGATGTATAAAAAAAGCAAATGGCAAATACGTAATATACCGCGAATATACCGGCGATATAAAAGAAGAAGACGGCTCTTCGCTGTTTCGGGTAGGGTAAAAATACTTGCTTTATTATGACATTTCTATACTTGATTTATTCATGTGTGAATCTCACTCGATTCTGATTCAACGTTTTTCAAAAAGGTAAATTCCGGAATATTTCTTTCTTCAATTTTTGTATTGATTTTTCCGAAGGAAAATCAAGAATTCTTTTCTCGTAAAAACTCACGGATTCATTTATCAGGCTTCTATGGTCCGAAATATATTTAGGGAACCTTGAGTCCAGGGTAAATGTGTAAGCCCAGTCTTCTTCCGATCTTATGGACCTTCCAATACTCTGGCACACTGAAATAGCAGTTTTGTATTGATAAAAAAATTTGTCTTTGTCCTTTCTTGTTGAAATGTAAAGATCACTTATATCAGGATACGGAACTTTAATCAAAATTTGAAACCTCGAGGAATCATCTGCAAGGTCTACGCCCTCTGTCATTGAAGGGGTGCAAAGCACGGTAGGTTCAGGGGATTCAAGATGGTGGCTCAGAACCTCGAGCCTGTTTTGCTGGTTGTGTGTTAAAATTCGGGAATGTCCTTCTTTACAATGTGATTTTAAGTATTTCGAGATCTCGGAATTTGATGTATGAATGATTCCTTTATACTTCGGGAACATTGATAATATGACATCCACAGCCGCTACCAGGTTTGTCCACAAAATCCGGTCGTTATTCAGAACCAGGTTTTCAAAATTCAGTTTGCCTATGGAAAGATGATATACTCCATGGTTTTCCGGGGGGAATGTCGAAGGAATCGGGATGAAAACCGTATCTTCAGGATTAAGTCCCATATTCCCGGCAAAGTAAGAACAATCAAGGACAGTGGCAGACAGTATTACACGGATTTTTCCAAACCTGAAGAATTTGCCTTCAGCGTATTCGTTAATGAAAATGGGTCTGAAATTAACGGACTCGATTTCCTTATCTTTTTCTTTTTCTTTGATGTCTATTATCCAGTTGGATGGATTTTTCCAGTATTCTAACAAAAATCTCGCAATTTTGCTATGCAAGTTTACTAATTTATTGAGCCTCTCAACCCTGAGCTGGGCTTCATATTTCGGCCTTTCACTTCGGTCTTTTTGTGATCTGGCAACCAGGGATGAAATATTATCTTCATTACCTTGTTTTTCTTTTAGCCTTGCTTTGCAAACGTCAATTAAATCTTCAATTCTGCTATCAACTTTGTTCCGGATAATTTTTACAATCCTGTGAAGCTCTTTTTCAGGATAATTTAATTTTTCCAGGTTGATAACTTCTTTTGCTATTTCTTCAGGAATCGTTTTTTTAATGTTTTCCAACCAGAACGAATATACTTCCAGCTTTTCCTTCATTGTAAGCTCTATGTCCCCGAGGTCCGGGAAGTTAGAACCCGGAAGAAAGTTTAAATTCCTATTCGAAAACGTGAATTTTATGAAATTCGCGATCTGGAATTCTATGTTATGTCCTTCGTCAGCGATTAAGACTTCCCGTTCCCCAAAGTCGCCCACATAATTGGATTCGATTAAAAAATAATTATAGTTAAAAATCGTGATTGGCGAGTTTAAACCTTTCATCTTCTGGACATAATACTCGCATCTCTCATGTTCCGCAGTTTTCCAGCACAAACCCCCTCTGCTGGAAGAAAAGCCTGCAAAACGACTACTCTGATTGTCTTTACCTTGTTCTTCATAAACCAGATCGCATTTGACGGTTTTTCTGTCACATTCCGGTATTACCTCCAGTTTTTCCAGCATTTTATGCTTTTTATTTTCGCTGTCCTCGTCTTCCTCTTCATCTACCGAAAGCTTGCAAAGGCCTTCAGAACAAGGGTAACCGGACCCATCCTCTCTTTTTTCTCCCATTTCCTTTAATGCTTTACAGGTCCAGTTCCCTCTTCCGGTAACTTCATTTACATATTGGGGATAATCTTCAATGTATTGTTTCTGGAGAGATTTCTGGTTGGTGCAGATGTAGGCACTTTTAAAATACCTGGCAATTGCAATAGACAGCGCAGTTTTTCCCGAACCCGTTGGAGCCTGAATTATAAAATTTATTTTTCCCCTGTCAAGTCCTTCCTGAATTTTATCTAAAACGTATCCCTGATGTCCCCTGAACTCTACATGAGGGAAAAAGTCTTTCATGACCATAGAAATTCCAGTTTAGGTTTATACCTACTGTGCTTATTTATATAGTAAATATGAAACGATATATATACATATGCATAAGCGGCTACCGGAATCACCTACCTTACAGGGACGTCCGCAGAGCTAAAGTTACCATCAGGTAATTCGGGTAATTAGAGTAAATAGGGAAACTGTTTTTCCATTATCCCTAAATTCTAAATATCCCTAGTTCCAATTTGTCTTCATGTCCAGACAAGCTGAGGATTTACTGGTTAGGACTTTAAATGATGTGTCTTCTCTATTTGGAAAGGAGAGGTACAAAAAAGCCCTTGAAAAACTTGATAAAGCCGAAAAACTGGCGGAAAAAACAAAGAGGACGGACATCCTGTGCCGGGTTCTACTGCAAAAGGGAGCGATAATGACTGCCATGGGTAAGCCGGAAGAGGGCCAGGACCTGTACGATAAAGCCCTGGATATTTTCAGGACTTCCGATTTAAATGAGCCAGAGAGTTCTGTTCTTAAATCTACCCTTTCTAATACCTTTAGTGAGCTTGCAAGACACTTTAAAATGACAGATAGTATCGAAAATGCAGAAAAGTGTTACATGAACGAAATAAAAGTCTACGAGATTCTTCTGGAGAAGGATCCCGAAGATGAGGACTCAAACCTGGAAATTGCCAGAATTTTCAAAGCTATTGGGGATCTATATGAGTATTTTAAGCCAGAAGAGATGGACCCCGAAACTGAAAGGCAGTATTACAAAAAAATTCTGGACATAAGGGAGAAAGCCTTTGAACTGCTTCCTGATAGTGAGACCTATATATATGGTCTGGCCAATGCCCTTAGAAATCTTGTTGATTATTATATAAT containing:
- a CDS encoding helicase C-terminal domain-containing protein, encoding MKDFFPHVEFRGHQGYVLDKIQEGLDRGKINFIIQAPTGSGKTALSIAIARYFKSAYICTNQKSLQKQYIEDYPQYVNEVTGRGNWTCKALKEMGEKREDGSGYPCSEGLCKLSVDEEEDEDSENKKHKMLEKLEVIPECDRKTVKCDLVYEEQGKDNQSSRFAGFSSSRGGLCWKTAEHERCEYYVQKMKGLNSPITIFNYNYFLIESNYVGDFGEREVLIADEGHNIEFQIANFIKFTFSNRNLNFLPGSNFPDLGDIELTMKEKLEVYSFWLENIKKTIPEEIAKEVINLEKLNYPEKELHRIVKIIRNKVDSRIEDLIDVCKARLKEKQGNEDNISSLVARSQKDRSERPKYEAQLRVERLNKLVNLHSKIARFLLEYWKNPSNWIIDIKEKEKDKEIESVNFRPIFINEYAEGKFFRFGKIRVILSATVLDCSYFAGNMGLNPEDTVFIPIPSTFPPENHGVYHLSIGKLNFENLVLNNDRILWTNLVAAVDVILSMFPKYKGIIHTSNSEISKYLKSHCKEGHSRILTHNQQNRLEVLSHHLESPEPTVLCTPSMTEGVDLADDSSRFQILIKVPYPDISDLYISTRKDKDKFFYQYKTAISVCQSIGRSIRSEEDWAYTFTLDSRFPKYISDHRSLINESVSFYEKRILDFPSEKSIQKLKKEIFRNLPF
- a CDS encoding tetratricopeptide repeat protein, whose amino-acid sequence is MSRQAEDLLVRTLNDVSSLFGKERYKKALEKLDKAEKLAEKTKRTDILCRVLLQKGAIMTAMGKPEEGQDLYDKALDIFRTSDLNEPESSVLKSTLSNTFSELARHFKMTDSIENAEKCYMNEIKVYEILLEKDPEDEDSNLEIARIFKAIGDLYEYFKPEEMDPETERQYYKKILDIREKAFELLPDSETYIYGLANALRNLVDYYIIRQDYESAIQLQERVVEVMEELIDLLANWKDLKAKSNTYDKLGSLYAEIGKEELAQEQYSKALEYYEMIFDDELWPLSVKAMLASELMERGKTLLLSKKYESAKDSMDMALDFLEGVDKEELEDSTKESLDLTYVFLGEGDKEESEDSGYLSELAGIFREYAKTLSDLNRNEDAEEFTAKSEKILGKLA